The window GGGTTTGCTCAGCCTCTGCGCTGCTGGTGTTTGTCTGCGTCCCGTGAAGCCGAAAGAGAAGTCCTTCATCTCCTGATGCCCGCTGGGGTAACACATCTCCGGCGATGAGCACATGGAGTCAATGGAGGACTCCGGTGAGGTGGACTGAAACGAATCCGGATCTTTTTCAAAAGTGCTCTCATGGGTCCTCCACCCAGACAGTATCTTAGCTGTAACAACCTCCAGGTTCATGTTAGAAATATCCCGGGACTTCATGCAGCGAGGATGACATGAGGCGTGAGTGACAGGCTGATTCTGTGAGGGCGAATTTGCCAAAGCGTTTTTATATAGAAGCAGATCTCCGGAGGTTTATGGGTTCACAGCTCAggcgaaaaaaaaagttcaaagaaaaCCTCAAGTGCCAAAATGCGACCTTCCCGAAGGACGTCGTTCGTTATCACTGGGGTGTGAATAAGGCTAAATAGACGGATAATgtgatagaaagaaaaataattagatTCCTTTTGTGGGAAATTACTCTTTAAAGTCTGCACGACAACAATTATCAGTTTGATGTGATCTGTCTAATGAAGGAGTAAGAGGATGCTGTTTCACCTGAGATCTTCACACCTCTCTGGCAAGTTAGGCCTGCGTGTGTCTTCAGTctggaagttaaaaaaaaacaacaaaaaacacaagttagcACCATTTTTAACTTATTGTGAGTATAGCCTGACAAAGACAAGTTGTTGAGAATTGCTTTGTTTAGCTAAAGGCACCCCATAGTTTTTCATGCACTGGCCAATTTTGAGATTTGGTGCTATGTTGCTTCTATAACATGCTTTCTTTCAGACAAGTGGaaagaagacataaaaaaaaaacattcaggtgtttattttagttcagaTTAGTGAAAATCTGTGCcccatttgcatatttaaacatacattttacaaTAGCCTCTAAaggccatttttttctccctgagCCAAAAATCTCCACTTCAGATGCACTTACTTATTCTACTTAaattttccagttttattccagtcgatattttttaaagattttttttacagtgaggCTTGTTCATACTGCATATCATTCACGGCCTGACTTATAGAACGTGTTATTCATGTATTGTATTTCATTAGATAATGAACCATTTGCAcgtttaaacatattttatgaaacttgtaatacaaaaattaattgtttttatgtaaGTAATCGACTGGGGAAGTTTCTTATGTCAAAACATGTACCCTGTTCACCGGGTGGGTCTGCCCTAAAGGTTAAGAATGGGCAGCAATAATTGTTCAGGACTGAGAGGGGTGtaaaggctaaaaaaatgtaatatatctggtctttttttactaaatcttaaaatctgttttaccTCTGAGTGCAGATATTTAGCTACTTGCTACCTGGAGCAAAACTACTTGTTTCCAGTGTAGTTTTTCCATTAAGTGTAAATATccatcacaagaaaattacacatCTAAACTTACGGAGACAAATTGATCTGCACTGAAAATCAAGCCAAATAATTCAGACAAACTGCTTTCAGCACTTACTTTAAGAAAACTAAGATTTAAGACCCATCACAAGGACGGAGTTGTTATTTGGGCAGAGGATGCAGCTGTCTCCAAGCTCCTGCCAGACctttcatgtctgaaaaggtGTGTAAGGCCTCACTCATGATCAAGGGGACCGACACTGGCAGGTTGTAAAACCAGCGGCTCAGCGTCCTCTGTGTCCCCCTCAGCTGCAGcgcctcctctctctgtggCGATGTGAAGTGACATGTCACTTGTCAAACAGCAGTGGGAGAAAATAAGCACATGTTGTGCTGTTAAATGACATTACATACTAAAACTGTGCTAATCCACATCCTTTTGCCCTGATTTACATAAACCGGTGTTCTCAGAGGAACAGGTCATAGCCAGGCAAACTTTGCTGCGATAAAACATTCGTAAATaacttctttgaaaaatgtcaaatttaataATTGGCAACAACTTGTCaacaagtcttaaaaatgctaaaatgtggGAAGTGGGAttttatgaataattttttatgctgcattgtttaatctcaaaataattggtagcatctatttaaaaaagaaaagtaatttacTGAATGCCTCTCGCATTAATGTATTGCAGATCAGAATAGCAAAACCGAcacttatattttgttttttgccaggACACTCAGAGGATCCACGCTCTGCTATTtgctgtcactgtcacttttttttttaaaaaagataatcagTGCATATGAGACttggtgtattttatgcaaaatgttttttaaactcagCACAATGGGAATCAAGGAAGTGAaatcacacatgcacagtgacaaataaaatctgcaagaaaATCCACCAAAAACTGCCAcatatttattaaacatttgggcaaaattgtccctaaaTGACTGATGTCAGTTTAagttttttccctttaattctGGTTATTATAAAATTGGTATTATATTTCATTGAGTGAAAATAGTTTACATGATCTTCTCCATCATCCTGTAAACAGTCCACAAAAGTCTTACATCtaatttgccttaagctgtaaTAACCCTGAAAAATGTTGACTGATGAAAAATCAGTCAAGGTTTTCAGACTCACATGTactgcaaaaaacactgatggcaaaaaaatctataaaaatgtttgactCAAGATCCAATTAGCTGCTTTTTCCGGAGCTGTAAAACCGCAGCTCACTCATAactaacatttaatatttagataaaatgtgtttaacagAAAACAGTTCAATTTAGGATCACAGTAACAGGTTGCGGCAAAGTTTAGACTATCTTAagttgtcttgtcttgtcttttttgtctgatCAGCAGAAGAGCTGCAAGGATTGATCAATTAGTAATCAAAAATGaattgccaactaatttgataatcaatttATCAGTTTGAGTaactttttcagaaaaaaagtccaagtTCTCTGATTTCAGCTCCTTGAATGTAAATACTTTCTGGTTTCTTCACTCCTTgtgatattaaattaaatatccTTTGGTTGTGGACCAAACAGTTAACAGTTAACTGTTTGGTCCACAACCAAACCGAATAGTCTACTGATtatttgacaatgaaaataatgatagtTGCAACCCTAAAAAATAGTCTAAATCTCAAATACAATCAACTTACTAGAACATTGAGGccaggaaaagcaaaaaaaccctAACAGAGCAGCTGGAGCTATCCAAAGTTTgacttattttcttaaaaaattacttataATTATTAGATTATCAAAAGAGTTGCAGCTCTTCTGTAAAAAGCTCGTTAGTAGCCCTtgagatgagttttttttttctaaaactttcacattaaacataaaatagcttacATGGTCTTCTCCTTCATCCGGTGATGGTGCTGCTCACTTCAGGAACTTCAGTCTCAGTCTCTCTGCCAGTGGCAGCGGACTCTCACTGCAAATAACTGAATCATCGCTGTCTAACGCGACGACAGGCGATGCTGGAGTTTGAGGGACCACACCAACATCCACGTGAGCTGGTGAGACATCCTGGCCTTTTGTTGTCTCGGGTGTGCTGTTGATTTCGCTATCTGCACTGTAGCTCTGAGATCTTGTTGGTAATAACTGAACAGTGGGAGCTGTTTTCACTGTCGGTTTGGTGTTTCTAGGTTTCAGGGAAAAGTTTGAGATTTTGATCTGGTTCATGGGCTTGATTTTAGCTTTTCTCTGAGGTCCAGACTGCTGGTTCTCTGCATCACTGTCCTCGCTGgatgaacacacactcatacacacgcTCTTCTTGATGTTCTGAGGCACGTTGCTGTCTTTGTCACGTTGACCTGGGTCTGAGTGGCACCTCTGTGGCGGGATAGTCGATGATGAAATGGCTTTTCGGACAAATTTATATTTCTGAGGAGGTTTTTGTGAGCCGATACATTTGTCCGCTGTCTTACTTTGAACTGCAGGCCTTAACTGCTGTTTTAAACTGTGAGTTTCTGCATTATTTGTTGCACACTGCCTTTTGTCAGTGAGCGGCTCTTTTTTGTAAACAGTAGATTCCTTTCCTGACAGTTTAATGTGACTGCTGTCTTTACTGGCAATCTGTCCGTTAAAGTTATGAGAAGGAATGTGTTTGAGAGAGGATAACTCATAGTTTAGTTGTTTTGACACTGCATCATTGGCTATCTCCTTCTGGTTTATAGCTTTCGCTGTGTTCCTCATGAGCAGCCTGTCCCTCAGAGGACGCTCTGTGAAGCACACCTCCAGAGCAGATCTGGAGTCCGCTTCTTTGACGTCACTTGAGGTTTTCTCTTTGGTGTTTtcgctctctctttccttgACATCACTGTCTGTGGTTTTACTCAGCTTGGCCTCAGCGGTGTGGTTGGTAGCTGATTGTGGAGTTGGAGAGGACGTGAAGGACACAGTGTCCCAGTCAATATCACTCAGGTGGAGAGCGTTGAtaacagcagagacagaaggtGACGCAGCAGCCTCTGATTCTGAATGAGACAGAGGAGTATTTGGGCAATCAGCCACAGTGCTGTGTTCCTCTTTTGACTTGCGCTGCTGTTTCTGGCTCACTGGAGTGTCCACAGCCACCACTTCTGGTTCATCTGTGGTTGAAATGGCAGGGAGTGCCGCATGTGGTTGAGTTTCAGAGGAACTCTGAAGGGTCATCTGAGCCAAGAGGTCAGAAATACCATCAGAGACTTCAGATGGCTTCTCCTTTTTATTCTTTAGCTTTTTCTCTGTAAAGAAGATTAAGAAAGGATGTCAGAACTATATGGAATATTTAATCACAAGACTGCAACTTCAGGATGGCCACTTATTTAGACAGATGGTTTTCTGTTATATTGTACTTAGAAAAGTAAACATATTGTAAGCATTTGAATGGATGATGCTGAAAATATGTATAACTTGCCTTATGGGCTGTTTCACTAGAGTTGCGTTGCTTTGTAGCAACTCGGGTCCAAGTTTGCTGTCCGTCAAATGATGTCACTTGTATATATGtcaatttctttttgttgttatgtattttttcttataccgatgtgatttttgtgtgtaaagtgGTGTGAGGCCTACAGTGAAGGGActtgttttaataaatgttcaaaaaaaaagaaggaagaaaggaTGTCAGTGCTCAACAActgaaagatttttaaatgtattttgaatgCGTGTAAGTGTACGTTTGGTATTTTTCAttctggaccctattttcccatgtgttTGCGTCTAAATCACTCATGAACCATTTTTGctattggtccagtattgagcaagacagattgcagcagaaaaacaggctgaaatcAAACCACTCAATTTACGTGCTTGTTtgtgccactgacaggctcagataattattttaagtgtctaaCAAAGTGTGGAAAGGATCCTTTCAGAGAGAGATCTTTTCATTAAAACgtgatttctttttgttcaaCCAGAAACAGCTCTGAAATCGCCATAGACTAATCTACCAAACTCCactgaaacaaacaataattttagcatgtatagagccggcatattttcaaatttaactGAGTTGTGAATTCTGGGCTATTTCTTGTTGAACAAGAGGAGCTTACTCTTTATCAACAaagtctatctctgtagggatgtcagacacttagaataataatctgagcctgtcattggcaaaaaacaaaaacacttccaGTGAATGTAAACTGATGGTATATATGCCCTGAgttgttacattgcagcctgtttcgctTTTATGAGCTGCATCGCTCTCACTCAAAACGGTTGTTCCCTATAGTCacttaagacacaaaaacaccggaaaatagggtccaggttgaaaaatattgaacttACTGTGAACACATTCACTTTGGTACGTCTTGTTTGTAATTTAGGCTATTTCAGTATTAGTGGTTAGTTTTCCTGCTCACGAGGAAGTAAAGCTCTACAGCAGTTATGACGAGGGGGGAGCAGAGTACAACCTGCATAAAGTGACAGACACCTCTCGGCTGCATCAAAGCCTTTGGTGTGAACTAGTGGAGCTGCCAAACTCTACATTTTCAGGTGTCAGAGCTGCTGCAATAGACAGCCtcaaaaaacaagtcaaagcTCAAGGTGCCTTTGATCAGGAGAAACTTGTCAGCACATCGTGGGAAGTCTTGCAACTTGTCAAGTCTGTGGTGGGGCTTCCAGTTTTGttgtgaaaaataaagcaacatttACTGGTTTACTTTGCAAAATTTGTCACTGACAAGCATTACATTGTACTTAAATGTACTAATATTCTCTGCTTTAAGAATATATCTATAagtattttataaattattgtCTTACTCTTGGTCTTCTTCTCTTCGGCCAGAGCTTTGTCTCTCAGGTAGCTCTCAACCACCTCTGGATAGGCCACACGGAAGAGAGACTCTTCCTCCACCGTCCTCACCTCATGTTGATCGTCTGCGGGCTGATCTTCAGGAAACacataatgttctgcagaaaaaacatcaacGTCCGAAATGCTCTCAAAGACTCTCGTTTACCtaatttaggaaaaaatgtGGTTctttcatcataaaaaaagaaaaaggttcaATCAGTGGAAAAAATTATTACTTGTTGTGCACCACTTTTCTTCAGGGTTACAACTAACAactaacatttctttttatcgTTGATTATTATGCctattatattttctatttaattttaattttaaattcgGTCTGTGAACatcaaaaaaagggaaaaaatccattaaaattcCTAAATGCCAAAGTGATGTTGTTAAAGcctcgtttttgtttttgtttttaaaaccaacagaacaaaagctcaaaaatatttaatttactatAATATTACAaagggaaaatttaaaaaagctctcacatttgagaaactgGAACCATGGTCTCTACAGCGGTGACATACTTTCATTTAATGCCTTTTGAGaacatttgaagacatttttaaaaccaaatctATTATCTATCAATCATTTGgcatttctgttagagaaataacctgaaatattAATCTTTCATCAAAAATAGTTACCAGTTACTTTAGTGTCAATCACCTTATGGATTAATTCTCATATTGTAGCAGCTCTAAGTTTCCCAGTATAGCCCAATTTGTGAATGTAGTGTTCTTTACACACGCAGACTAGAATTTGCAAACTATATATTAAAATACAGCAATAATTCATGGAAATTGCAGACATCTTAGCTTTTAATATatgatatttattcatttaaatctaTGATGTAAAAATGTAGCTGTATACGACTTTTAAAACAATGTAGGAGAAACTATACTTTGAATTAGTTTATTGAGAGTTTTTCAGGCCGGTCATGTCAGGCCGGCTTGTTAGTGAAGTGGACTTTGATATGACAGATTTCTCAGCCTGAGGAGGAAGCCAGTTTAGCACCTAGTGGCTGTTGTGACTGATCTGTCACCTCTGAACCCCACCTCACAGCAAGTCACTAACAGACAACACGGCGACGAGCACCCCGCACCCCAACCTCCACTTCATGCAGCGACCATGTCAATCAACCTCgagtatgttttcttaaacattGCTTCTTATCTGCtgatatgagaaaaataaagatgtaaGAAAAGTTTAAGATTTAAACTGACCTGGTGTGCTCCAGATGATTTCAAAACAAGCGACGGCATTCCTCACCCTCGGTTTCAATATTCtttagtaagaaaaaaaggtattgtTCATTATGCATGAACTGAAACATTCTTTTACTACAGCTATGCCAACGgacagacatttttgttgtttttaaaaatcaaaaaagagcTACCTGAGAGGCTTAATTTGGGAGGACATTTCTCTTCCATATTTTCTGTTCATTAACTCTGTATAGGTCATGAGGACTAAAACCTTTTCACTGGTGTAGTGCTTCGGCCACTCCATCTTGTCAAAGGCaaatttctgaaaaagaaacataaagtgaagcaccacctaaattaagattTCCAGTATGTTACTACAGTGTCCTAGGAAAGtccaatcaatatttgtgaacatgagctgctctcaaagaaagaaaacagagaagtaAGTCAAAAAATAAGTCTAGAGCTGCTCCAGACTTTATAACGAATGGCAAcacaaatttcagtttttggcaatctagtttttggatttagGAAAGGTTATTCAGGTTTATGACTATCTGAAACATAGGTATAACATgtataaatcctaaaaaatggccATAGTTCCCATTTAAAGACATAACTAAATAAACAGGTAATTCAAATAAACGCATTACCTGCATTAGCAGCATGTTTGGCTGTCTCCTCTTGAAATGTGACACAGGCTTATCCTTGGAAATCAGGAACTCACGAATGATCttcaaaatgcatcaaaaacCAGACATAAACTGTAGATTATGATACCAGTtattaaaacaaatcttttcaTGATACCAGAATTTTAAACTACTATAAAAAACAATACTCTATATCTCTTTCAATACCAttgcaaaaagatttttttttaattcttgtgcacacaaacagaatCATAATATTCTGTTTGTGCCTCTGCCTCCTGACACATTAGGGGTTTGTTGCTGGAGAGAAAGTCGCAGGTTAAGGATCATCATCTTTGCAGACTTGGGTTGAAAATCTGATTGTATATTGAATCTATAATGAACCAAGGTTATATTGTTTTAAACTCATGGTATCGGAAAGTGTATCTATATTTCTATACTTTTGACAACCCTAATTAAAACAAGAACATATAAACCATAGCAGGTGAAACAAATCTGTACCTCTGTAAAAGGAAACTGCTGACATGCCAGTGTtttcctgaaaaagaaaagaatcacaaaataaacaaattacacGTAACATGATTGCAAATCATTGCTTAAAACCATTACAAGTTTCAAAATCCTATGATAACACCTTTAAGTCTTTTTTATCCGACCAAGAGTCCAAAAACTCAAGATATCAaccactgtttatttacagaaagTCACGTACTTCCTGATATTTGCCTCAAAAGACGAGGCCTGCCGTGTCTGTTCATATCGGTGCCAGTCACAGGGACACTGGTAGTCAAAGTCCTGAGGTTGACAGAATCGTTTACTCTCACAAAGAACACAGCCGCGACGTTCATGGGCCTTTGCTGAGCCTGTTAAAAGGGGAAAGTGAATCAGAATTAATATTTGATGATACAGGAGAagaaaaactactttaaaatcTAACACACTACTGCAACTTGGGTGTAACATCAGGGGCATATTCACTCTAACCCATCTCTCACGTACGTGTATGTTTTAACATGACAGGGTAAATGGCTCAAAATCAGCCACGTGTGAGATGTGTCCTCTCAGGAACAACCCCCTTTTGCTTTCCACCTCTT is drawn from Plectropomus leopardus isolate mb chromosome 16, YSFRI_Pleo_2.0, whole genome shotgun sequence and contains these coding sequences:
- the msgn1 gene encoding mesogenin-1, which produces MKSRDISNMNLEVVTAKILSGWRTHESTFEKDPDSFQSTSPESSIDSMCSSPEMCYPSGHQEMKDFSFGFTGRRQTPAAQRLSKPKMSTKRRMKASEREKMRMRSLAEALHQLRDYLPPDYSKRGQPLTKIQTLKYTIEYINKLSDILSRA
- the LOC121955569 gene encoding flap endonuclease GEN homolog 1, with the protein product MGVHDLWSIVEPVRESVPLYSLSGKTLAVDLSLWVCEAQHVQAMMGRVTKPHLRNLFFRVFSLTLMGVKLVFVMEGEAPKIKAETMSKRTETRYGGFKKASAPKTSTNTSRGRFKAVLRECADMLDYLGVPWVTAAGEAEAMCAYLDSQGLVDGCITNDGDAFLYGARTVYRNFNMNSKDPQVDCYRTSRVQTELHLSRENLVGLAILLGCDYIPKGIPGVGREQALRLIQMLKGQTLLQRFLQWREENADVSEGVVKKVPHCNLCRHPGSAKAHERRGCVLCESKRFCQPQDFDYQCPCDWHRYEQTRQASSFEANIRKKTLACQQFPFTEIIREFLISKDKPVSHFKRRQPNMLLMQKFAFDKMEWPKHYTSEKVLVLMTYTELMNRKYGREMSSQIKPLRILKPRVRNAVACFEIIWSTPEHYVFPEDQPADDQHEVRTVEEESLFRVAYPEVVESYLRDKALAEEKKTKKKKLKNKKEKPSEVSDGISDLLAQMTLQSSSETQPHAALPAISTTDEPEVVAVDTPVSQKQQRKSKEEHSTVADCPNTPLSHSESEAAASPSVSAVINALHLSDIDWDTVSFTSSPTPQSATNHTAEAKLSKTTDSDVKERESENTKEKTSSDVKEADSRSALEVCFTERPLRDRLLMRNTAKAINQKEIANDAVSKQLNYELSSLKHIPSHNFNGQIASKDSSHIKLSGKESTVYKKEPLTDKRQCATNNAETHSLKQQLRPAVQSKTADKCIGSQKPPQKYKFVRKAISSSTIPPQRCHSDPGQRDKDSNVPQNIKKSVCMSVCSSSEDSDAENQQSGPQRKAKIKPMNQIKISNFSLKPRNTKPTVKTAPTVQLLPTRSQSYSADSEINSTPETTKGQDVSPAHVDVGVVPQTPASPVVALDSDDSVICSESPLPLAERLRLKFLK